In a single window of the Diabrotica undecimpunctata isolate CICGRU chromosome 11, icDiaUnde3, whole genome shotgun sequence genome:
- the LOC140452641 gene encoding uncharacterized protein, giving the protein MPSTRNTPKTINKNVVARVEKLEEALQQGMKDLRSQVSSNISGTQIDFINKFEQNMLELSNSVKEELNKVQKLVIQNQNSIEYLKQDKRLKSLIINGVDEKEKDDLPDVITNIINNKPILSTNLVDCYRLGKKRNLDKRPRPVAVVFVNRWLKTKVFNQKKNLKGCSVVISEMLSPDCQELLKKSEDICGYQKLLDISR; this is encoded by the coding sequence ATGCCATCAACAAGAAATACTCCTAAAACAATCAATAAAAATGTTGTAGCACGTGTTGAGAAACTTGAAGAAGCTTTACAACAAGGTATGAAGGATCTAAGATCTCAAGTAAGCAGTAATATCTCAGGTacccaaatagattttataaataaatttgagcAAAATATGTTAGAATTAAGTAATTCCGtcaaagaagaattaaataaagTGCAAAAACTTGTAATTCAAAACCAAAATAGCATTGAATATCTAAAACAAGACAAACGGCTTAAATCCCTCATTATCAATGGTGTCGATGAGAAAGAAAAAGACGACCTACCTGATGTTATTACAAATATAATCAACAATAAACCTATCTTGTCAACCAATTTAGTTGATTGCTATCGACTAGGTAAAAAACGAAATTTGGATAAGAGGCCAAGACCGGTAGCCGTTGTGTTTGTAAACAGATGGTTGAAAACAAAAGTGTTTAATCAGAAGAAAAATCTTAAAGGTTGCAGTGTCGTGATTAGTGAAATGCTTTCTCCTGATTGTcaggaattattaaaaaaaagtgagGACATCTGTGGGTACCAAAAACTGCTGGACATATCAAGGTAA